AGCGGAAGTGATGGATCAAGCGGGCCTCGATCCCAATGAGCATGCAGAAGCTTTGAAGGGTTTGAGGCGCATCAATACAATCAGCCGCTGCTCCGCTGGCTTGTTTCGTCCCATCGAGGCTCTAGCGATCACGCAGCCAACCACGCTGGTTCGAGTTCTTGAACTTGCCTGTGGAGGCGGTGATACAGCCATCGACCTAGCGCTGATGGCCAAGCGAAAGGGTTTGGCACTCGACATTCATGCCTGTGATCTCAACCCTGAAGCTATAGAGATATCTCGGAACAATGCAAGGACAAGAAAAGCTGAAGTCAATTTTTTTACGGCTGATGCTCTGGAAATGCCGACAGACCCGATGACCTTTGATGTTGTGTATTGCACACTGTTCGCGCATCACCTTGATGAGATTGACGTGGTTCGTCTCTTAAAAGTGATGGCGATGCGATCGCGAAAACTCATCCTCGTGGATGACTTAATACGTAGCCGGCTTGGGTTTGCATTGGCCTGGGTTGGCACCCGACTGTTAAGTCGTTCCTGGGTGGTTCATACCGATGGTCCACTGTCTGTTCGGGGCGCTTTGCAACCCGATGAAATGATCACCATCGCCAAGCAAGCAGGTCTGGAAGATGCGCAGATCGAATGCTCATGGCCAGAGCGATACCTGTTGAGCTGGACACGGTATTGAGATGCAAACCTTGTGGGATGTCCTGATCATTGGAGGAGGCCCGGCTGGAGGTCTTGCTGCTTTGGATTGTGCAGCTCATGGATTGCGCGTGTTGCTCGTAGAACAACGGTTATTTCCGCGCTGGAAGGTCTGTGGATGCTGTTTCAACAGCCAGGCCCAAGCGATTCTGAACTCGCGAGGGCAGAACAACTTGATTGTGGATAGCGGTGGACAAGCACTACAAAGCTTGCGACTTGGATTGCGTGGACGGGAGGCAACGTTGGCGCTACCTAACGGCTTTGCACTGTCTCGTGAGCGATTCGATCAAGCCCTGATCAATGCAGCAATCAAAGCTGGAGCAACAGCTCGCTTTCGAGTGACAGCCCAAGTTGGAACCGCATCCCCTGGGTACAGAAGTGTGAGCCTTAAAGATCGTCAAAGTGGGGCTACCAGCCATGTCAAAGCTCGCGTAGTGCTGGTGGCCGCTGGTCTGACCCAACGCTGCCTTCCCCAAAATGAAGCAGGGCAAAGCAGCATTCGTCAGCAATCAAGACATGGTGCTGGATGCGTCGTGGATGATGACAGCCATCACTACCCGGCAGGTGCCATTCACATGGCTATTGGTGATCGGGGCTACGTGGGTTTGGTGCGAAGGGAAGACGGATTGCTCAACCTGGCAGGAGCCTTTGATCGTGACGCTCTATCCCAAGGCCAAGGAGCAATTGATGCGGCACAACACGTTTTGAATCAGGCAGGATTTCCTGTACCAGCTGCACTTCAACAAGGACAACGCTGGCAACTCACTGCAGCTCTGAGCCGGAGCTCAGATGTGGTGGCAGGGGAACGCTTTCTTGTGATGGGTGACGCCGCGGGATATGTCGAGCCCTTCACCGGTGAAGGAATGGCCTGGGCGCTAACGGCGGGTGCTGCTGCTGCACCATTCGTTCTGGAAGGACTGGATCGATGGACTGAGGATTTGGAAACGCGCTGGAAGACAACACTTCAGCGGCATATCGGCAGGCGTCAAACCGTCTGCCGCGCCCTGTCTTCGGTGTTAAAACGGCAGAGCCCCACAGCTTTGTTATTTGAACTCGTAAATCGCTGGCCCGCCATGGCTGAACAGATCATCTCCAACTTGAACGAGGTCAAGTTGCCATCGCCCAAAGGTGAGCCATGCCTCTGAGTATTCACGGTCTCGGTACTGCAATACCCGAGCAAACCGTCAATCAAACAGAGTCAACAGCACTGTCTGAATGGGTCAGTGCCGACAATGCAGAACGAGCGTCGCTCGTACGCCGCATTCAAAGGCGCTCGCAAGTCCAAACCAGAGGCAGTGTTTTATTAACTGGTGATGCAAAGCAAGCAATTCATCAACGCTTGCCGTTTTACGGAGTTGATAGCCCCAGCACGGCTACACGGATGGAGGCATTTCGGCTGCATGCCACTTCATTGGCGCTCAAAGCAAGCAAACATGCACTAGCAGAAGCGCAAATCTCTGCCAATAGGATCACGCATTTGATCACTATCAGCTGCACAGGTTTTCATGCTCCTGGTGTTGATTTTGATCTGATTGATCAACTTCAACTACCTCTCAATATCCAACGCACACATGTGGGATTTATGGGATGTCATGCGGCGTTAAATGGTT
The Synechococcus sp. CC9311 DNA segment above includes these coding regions:
- a CDS encoding NAD(P)/FAD-dependent oxidoreductase: MQTLWDVLIIGGGPAGGLAALDCAAHGLRVLLVEQRLFPRWKVCGCCFNSQAQAILNSRGQNNLIVDSGGQALQSLRLGLRGREATLALPNGFALSRERFDQALINAAIKAGATARFRVTAQVGTASPGYRSVSLKDRQSGATSHVKARVVLVAAGLTQRCLPQNEAGQSSIRQQSRHGAGCVVDDDSHHYPAGAIHMAIGDRGYVGLVRREDGLLNLAGAFDRDALSQGQGAIDAAQHVLNQAGFPVPAALQQGQRWQLTAALSRSSDVVAGERFLVMGDAAGYVEPFTGEGMAWALTAGAAAAPFVLEGLDRWTEDLETRWKTTLQRHIGRRQTVCRALSSVLKRQSPTALLFELVNRWPAMAEQIISNLNEVKLPSPKGEPCL
- a CDS encoding class I SAM-dependent methyltransferase, whose product is MIWGTALNNRDRQAEVMDQAGLDPNEHAEALKGLRRINTISRCSAGLFRPIEALAITQPTTLVRVLELACGGGDTAIDLALMAKRKGLALDIHACDLNPEAIEISRNNARTRKAEVNFFTADALEMPTDPMTFDVVYCTLFAHHLDEIDVVRLLKVMAMRSRKLILVDDLIRSRLGFALAWVGTRLLSRSWVVHTDGPLSVRGALQPDEMITIAKQAGLEDAQIECSWPERYLLSWTRY